One stretch of Maylandia zebra isolate NMK-2024a linkage group LG13, Mzebra_GT3a, whole genome shotgun sequence DNA includes these proteins:
- the LOC101485900 gene encoding uncharacterized protein LOC101485900 isoform X2 → MEGLDEVTVSVLKAANISEGMMGTLSREDLQDLFPGPENFLRRKAVWRACQDVLEESGQDDSKSSTSSSINESPKQQTSTTVNATPAKCTSPEKVVKLFYPEYVLHTDTELEQVRQQYFELSKKGEERSCKMSKELRCRLIRNTMTSMIAILRAKGDGESHRYPSKPEITAMAKRIVQYYPMLQDQGIKNTWLNKRLQNVRSPQKATPDGRHSKSSAKRRRLDQPSDVEEMDSSDSTIILDLSTEGRSSPESASKTSELEGEFQLYIYKLCGHHKKIKQIYLHVESRWQS, encoded by the exons ATGGAAGGACTGGATGAGGTCACAGTGTCGGTTTTAAAGG CTGCAAACATCAGCGAGGGAATGATGGGCACCCTGTCTCGTGAAGACTTGCAGGATCTTTTCCCAGGCCCAGAGAACTTTTTACGGAGAAAAGCTGTCTGGCGTGCCTGTCAGGATGTACTGGAG gaATCTGGCCAAGATGACTCAAAATCTTCAACCAGCTCCTCCATTAATGAGTCACCCAAGCAACAGACATCCACTACTGTAAATGCAACTCCTGCAAAATGCACAAGCCCTGAAAAGGTTGTGAAGTTATTCTATCCAGAATATGTATTGCACACTGACACTGAGCTTGAGCAAGTCCGCCAACAATACTTTGAGTTGTCAAAGAAAGGTGAAGAGCGCAGCTGCAAAATGTCAAAGGAGCTCAGATGTCGGCTCATCCGAAACACCATGACTAGTATGATTGCAATCCTGAGGGCAAAAGGGGATGGAGAATCGCATAGATACCCATCAAAACCAGAAATTACAGCAATGGCAAAGAGAATAGTGCAGTACTACCCTATGCTACAGGACCAAGGCATCAAGAATACATGG CTAAACAAAAGACTGCAAAATGTGAGATCCCCACAAAAAGCCACTCCAGATGGGAGACATTCAAAGAG CTCTGCCAAGAGGCGACGTCTTGATCAGCCAAGTGACGTAGAAGAAATGGATTCAAGTGACTCAACAATCATTCTGGATCTGTCCACAGAAGGGAGGAGCAGCCCAGAGTCGGCCAGTAAAACAAGTGAGTTAGAAGGTGAGTTTCAACTTTACATTTACAAACTGTGTGGtcatcataaaaaaataaaacaaatatacctGCATGTTGAGTCAAGATGGCAGTCCTGA
- the LOC106675460 gene encoding uncharacterized protein LOC106675460 — MTWRCFICYVFVALSLRQLLSHINTMHSRSPDFRVVCGIDGCPSEYRVYNSFYYHVKRTHARHLLGVEADEEDGSTRHGLPGAGERTAPINQTNASSSVTDEGSSIPALTSGFQEDGEGHLNLDIYKHATAFLLQAKETHRLTQRAVNHIVSGIQQYQAVLLEHLKQQMSDMIERHSGDLDQLKSDAVGVFDQFVDPFTQIASTHLQDKTIKELLKPVEPEIIVTKQTVCYSKRGDSRVLAIKDHCFHYIPLVKSLEQLLSHPRMLAMIDERPKPCKDGFLHDFIDGDIFKWHPLFIKVPTALQLILYTDEIELCNPLGSRANKNKLLLIYYTLGNISPKYRSRLPAIRLLAMVKSKDLSRCGIDEIFERINRDLIELCDGVQVVTASGERTIHGALISVCGDTLAQHEVAGFKEGVGFAYSKCRHCECHFEDMQEKFNEDFFVKRTMASHNRQCNDIEKASTDFLKDKLKITYGINRRSKLTESPHVDIINQTPQDIMHVILEGVALLPRPSSQLFLFPSFFLPFFPPVKSVPYSVSENKINNKR, encoded by the exons ATGACTTGGCGTTGCTTTATATGCTACGTGTTTGTAGCATTGAGTCTGAGACAACTTTTGAGTCACATTAATACCATGCACAGCCGCAGCCCTGACTTTCGCGTGGTGTGTGGAATTGATGGCTGTCCGAGTGAGTACAGAGTATATAACTCTTTCTACTATCACGTAAAGCGGACACACGCGCGTCACCTTCTCGGAGTGGAAGCGGATGAGGAGGATGGATCAACCCGCCACGGTTTACCTGGAGCAGGTGAAAGGACGGCCCCAATCAACCAAACTAACGCCAGTTCTTCAGTAACTGACGAGGGCTCAAGCATCCCCGCACTAACG AGTGGATTTCAAGAAGATGGAGAGGGTCACCTGAATCTTGACATTTATAAACATGCAACTGCATTTCTTCTTCAAGCCAAGGAAACCCATCGACTGACACAG AGAGCTGTTAACCACATCGTGAGTGGAATCCAGCAATATCAGGCCGTATTATTGGAGCACCTAAAACAACAAATGAGTGACATGATTGAGAGACATTCTGGGGACCTGGATCAACTAAAGAGTGATGCAGTGGGGGTATTTGACCAGTTTGTTGACCCTTTCACTCAAATTGCTTCCACCCATTTGCAGGACAAGACCATCAAAGAACTGTTAAAACCAGTTGAACCAGAGATTATTGTCACAAAACAAACAGTCTGTTATTCGAAGCGTGGAGACTCCAGAGTTCTTGCCATTAAAGACCATTGTTTTCATTACATACCGTTGGTGAAAAGTTTGGAGCAGCTGCTATCACATCCAAGAATGCTTGCAATGATTGATGAGAGGCCAAAGCCATGCAAGGATGGCTTTCTTCATGATTTCATTGATGGAGACATTTTTAAGTGGCACCCACTGTTTATTAAAGTCCCTACAGCATTACAGTTGATTTTATATACAGATGAAATTGAACTATGCAATCCTCTTGGATCTCGGGCAAACAAGAACAAGCTGTTATTGATTTATTACACCTTAGGTAACATCAGCCCTAAGTACAGATCAAGACTTCCTGCTATTCGTCTGCTTGCCATGGTAAAATCAAAAGATCTTTCCCGTTGTGGTATAGATGAGATATTTGAGAGGATTAACCGTGACTTAATTGAGCTGTGTGATGGTGTCCAAGTTGTCACTGCAAGTGGTGAGAGGACAATTCATGGGGCACTCATATCTGTGTGTGGAGACACTCTAGCTCAGCATGAAGTGGCTGGATTTAAGGAAGGAGTGGGTTTTGCCTACAGTAAATGCAGGCACTGCGAATGCCACTTtgaagacatgcaggaaaaatttaatgaagatttttttgttaaaaggaCCATGGCCAGTCATAACAGGCAATGTAATGACATTGAGAAGGCAAGTACGGACTTTCTGAAAGACAAACTAAAAATAACGTATGGTATAAACAGGAGAAGCAAGTTAACAGAATCTCCTCACGTTGATATAATCAATCAAACCCCACAAGACATCATGCATGTTATTCTTGAAGGcgttgcccttctcccccgtccctcttctcagctgtttctctttccctctttctttctccccttctttcccccagtcaagtctgtcccgtattcagtaagtgaaaataaaataaacaataaaaggtga
- the LOC101485900 gene encoding uncharacterized protein LOC101485900 isoform X1, with protein sequence MEGLDEVTVSVLKAANISEGMMGTLSREDLQDLFPGPENFLRRKAVWRACQDVLEESGQDDSKSSTSSSINESPKQQTSTTVNATPAKCTSPEKVVKLFYPEYVLHTDTELEQVRQQYFELSKKGEERSCKMSKELRCRLIRNTMTSMIAILRAKGDGESHRYPSKPEITAMAKRIVQYYPMLQDQGIKNTWVTVYTQLNKRLQNVRSPQKATPDGRHSKSSAKRRRLDQPSDVEEMDSSDSTIILDLSTEGRSSPESASKTSELEGEFQLYIYKLCGHHKKIKQIYLHVESRWQS encoded by the exons ATGGAAGGACTGGATGAGGTCACAGTGTCGGTTTTAAAGG CTGCAAACATCAGCGAGGGAATGATGGGCACCCTGTCTCGTGAAGACTTGCAGGATCTTTTCCCAGGCCCAGAGAACTTTTTACGGAGAAAAGCTGTCTGGCGTGCCTGTCAGGATGTACTGGAG gaATCTGGCCAAGATGACTCAAAATCTTCAACCAGCTCCTCCATTAATGAGTCACCCAAGCAACAGACATCCACTACTGTAAATGCAACTCCTGCAAAATGCACAAGCCCTGAAAAGGTTGTGAAGTTATTCTATCCAGAATATGTATTGCACACTGACACTGAGCTTGAGCAAGTCCGCCAACAATACTTTGAGTTGTCAAAGAAAGGTGAAGAGCGCAGCTGCAAAATGTCAAAGGAGCTCAGATGTCGGCTCATCCGAAACACCATGACTAGTATGATTGCAATCCTGAGGGCAAAAGGGGATGGAGAATCGCATAGATACCCATCAAAACCAGAAATTACAGCAATGGCAAAGAGAATAGTGCAGTACTACCCTATGCTACAGGACCAAGGCATCAAGAATACATGG GTTACTGTGTACACACAGCTAAACAAAAGACTGCAAAATGTGAGATCCCCACAAAAAGCCACTCCAGATGGGAGACATTCAAAGAG CTCTGCCAAGAGGCGACGTCTTGATCAGCCAAGTGACGTAGAAGAAATGGATTCAAGTGACTCAACAATCATTCTGGATCTGTCCACAGAAGGGAGGAGCAGCCCAGAGTCGGCCAGTAAAACAAGTGAGTTAGAAGGTGAGTTTCAACTTTACATTTACAAACTGTGTGGtcatcataaaaaaataaaacaaatatacctGCATGTTGAGTCAAGATGGCAGTCCTGA